Genomic DNA from Equus quagga isolate Etosha38 chromosome 10, UCLA_HA_Equagga_1.0, whole genome shotgun sequence:
CTTCCAATTtcaaatccccccccccccaaccaatTATTTGCAAGGTGACCAATTCTCATCGATGAGGGAGGCAAAGACCCTTAAGGGCAAGAAGCGGCGAGAACTTATCAAACTCAGTCCCCTCGGAGAGCACCGTGCAGGCGCTCTCCTGGGGGGGGGGCAGGTCCCTCGCCGCCGGAGCAGCAACAGAGGCGCCAGAGCGGCCGGACGGCGGCGGGGAGAACGCGAGGGGACGCTGAATTTtgagtaacagaaagaaaacagagaaaaccgaagaaaaaaaaacagagcctACTGAGGAGACGCGGCGGCGGCTTCAGCGGCGACGGCGACGGCGACGGCGACGGCAATGGCGGCGGCAATGGTGGCAGGCTCGGCGGCGCCAGGGCCTAGAAGAGGCGCGGGGCGGCGCCCCCGACGGCGCCGGCCTCCAGCGGCTTCACCGAGTTGTAGTGCTCCCCGAGGCTGCAGGAGTAGCGCAGGTAGACGAGGGTGAGCGGCTTCTTGGCGTACTCCTCCCCGATGACGAGGACGGGAGAGTAGGCCTGGATCACCTCGATGGGGGTCTGCAGGACGTGCGACAGGGCCCTCAGCTCGAGCTGGCCTCCCCACAACGCGCTGTGCACGATGTCGTCGCAGTAACTCAAGAAGCTGTCGCGGCTGTAGGCGTCGCCGGTTTCGGAGTAGCTGAAGAAGGGCAGGAAGTCGTCGACGTGCTTCCTCAGGTAGTTGGCGGTGCGACGCCGCAGGCTCTCCACGGTCACCGAGAACACCAGCTGGTCTTGGATGGCGCGGTACATGCAGTGGCCGTCGGCTGGGATTTCCTTCATCtccagatttctggcctccaggatgGCGGAGAGCTTCTCTTCCTCGTCGTCGTGGCGGAAGCCGGCCTGACGCTCCGCCTCCACCTCAGCGATCCTCTCCAGGCGCGCTCCCTCCGCGGCCGCCCTTCGTTCGCGCCTTCTTTGTGCCTTTGCGAGGCGGGGAGGCTGGTTCTCGAGATCCATCTTGGCAAGATCTTCAGTGACAGAATCGAGGTTGCTGTCATCGGGAAAACTCTCTTGGAActtctccagctcctgctggtgCTTCTGCTCCATCTCGGCCTTGAGGCGGGCCACGTCGAGGAGCaactgctttcttctcttcttgtcGCTCTTGGGGACAGAGTTCTTCATGCTCTGGATGCGGGCCTGCAGCTCTTTCTTTTCGCGGTAGTGGCGTCGTACCATCCGCTGTGAATCTTCCATGATGTTAATCTAAGTTTGGGGGAGCTAAAGTACTGGCTAGAGTTCTGACTAACAGCGCAAACCGCAGACAGGCTACGCGCCTCAGCCTCCCCTGTCTGCCGCACTCTGCGCGCCTCACCCGCCTGTCGTCCTCACCTTATTCACGGCCCACTCTGCCATTGGCTACTGTCTCTTCATGGCCACGCCCCCGAGCACGCCTGGCACTACGATTGGCTGTTGGGAGACCCTGAATACGCCCTTTTTAGACCCCGTAGCAACggttgcttccagttttagcGAGATTCAAATCTCGCGGGTAAGATCCCGAGGGTTAGATCCCGCGAGTTATCCCACCTTTACGTATTATGTGCAGCAATTGGGCTTGTAGACCTTTTTCATGAACTCTTACTCCCGGCTTCATTTCCAAGCCTGAACACAGTGCAGACTCTAGTCTAGCCTGAGAATTACATGACAAATACCATACCACCAGCTGAATGTGCTCTGACGTTGGACTTCCCGTTTTGCCTAGTGTTCAGGAGGCAATGTGGCTTTCTACGATTTTTCAGATCCCTTGATTGGCAAACCCTTAATTTTGTGTATCAGAACAAAGATATTTCCTTACGTTCCTGGGAACATAGAGTGCTTTCAGTATGGGCTTCAAATCCGCCCTGTCCCATTTCAGTGTAAGAAGGCAATAGCTGCTCTCCTTAAAGTCATTCTCTACAACCAAGCAGACCTCTTAGCTTGTGCCAACAGAATGCACCTACCCTAAACACCcttctcctgggtccccagcttcCAGAATGGGCTCCCTAGGACGCCCAGGAAGCACAACAGCCGGCTTTCATCAAGCCGCTTCTTTCTGATTAGTTTGAATCTTTAgaagttctaaaaaataaaataaagctccAAACTCTTTCAAATACGCTCTCATCCTGCCTCACCCTGCTCATCTGCATCTTGAATTCCCAAACAGGAAGGCCcttgagaccccccccccccccgccttgttacaaatgaggaaagtggacATTTGTCcaagttgttgcatatatcaaaatttcactcctttttttattgctaagtagtattccatgatatgAATGGATTGTAGTTTgcttaaccattcacctgttgaaggacatctgggttgtttccagtttggggttattgCAAATAAATCTGCTACAAGCATCtatatacaggtttttgtgtgaatgaaTGTAAGTCTTCATTTCTATGGTAAAAATGCCCAGGActacaattgctggatcatgttataagtgtatgtttagtttgtTAAGAAACTATTTTCCAGCGTGCCTatacattcccaccggcagtgtatgcgggatccagtttctctgcatcctccccAGCATTTATTATTGTCATACTTTTTTATTTGAGCCATTCTGATACATGTGTAGTGACATCTCACTGTggatttaatttgtgtttcttacGTAGCTAATCTTgctcatcttttcatgtactcatttgccatctgtgtcGTATCTTTTTGGGTAaaacattcaggttgtttccacattttataaTTGgactgtggttttcttttttttttttgaggaagattagccctgagctaacatctgctgccaatcctcctctttttgctgaggaagactgaccctgaggtaacatccgtgcccatcttcctctactttatatgtgggacgcctaccacagcatggctgacaaatggtgccatgtctgcacccgggatccgaacgggtgaaccccgggctgctgaatcggaatgtgcacacttaacggctgtgccacctggctggcccctggactgttttttttactgttgagttttgagagttcttcatgTGCTCCAGATACTAGTTATTTGTTGgctatgtggtttgcaaatattttctcccacattatagcttgtcttttcatctctttacgTGGTGTCTCTCAGagcaaaagttttacattttgaagtccaatttatcaatttttccttctatGGGTCGTGGTTTTGTTGTCAAGCATTCTTTGTCTAACtctagatcccaaagattttgtcctgttttctaCTGAAAAGATTTATAGCTTCAGGTTTTAAATTTGAATCTGTGatctattttgtgtttatttttgtgtaaggttTGAGGCTTAGGTGGAGGATCGTTCCTTGGCCTATGGTTATCCATTTGCTCCAGCGTCAATTGTTAGAAAGGTTAtgcttcctccattgaattggtTTTGCACcgttgtcaaaaatcagttgggcatgtCTGTGATCTATGGGTCTATCCCTCCTCCCACACCGTATAGTCTTGAATACTGTAACTGAGCAATGTCTTGAAATTAGGTAGGCCCTTTActtcagttttattcttctttctcaaaattgttttagctattctaattcttttgtctttccatatacattttagaatacccttgtctatatctacagaaggatcttgctgggattttcatAGGAATTGTGTTACAGCCgtatcagtttggggagaattgacatctttactatgttgagtcttccaatccatgaccacCAGGGTatgtatctccatttatttagattttcattGACTTTCAcagatgttttataattttcagtgcaTAAGTCCTGCACATATTTGTCAGATTGACACTTAAGCATTCCATTTTTTGAGTGATTGTAAGgggtattatatttttaattttagagtccacatgttcattgctagtatatagaaataaaattgactttggCGTGTTTATCTTGTATTCTATGACCTTGCTCAGCTGACTTACTATTTCTAGGGGGAGTGTTTTGAggattccttggaattttctaggTAGAGAATCATATCCTCTCTGAATAGGGACagctttatttcatcttttccacTCTGAacccttttatttccatttcttgccttATGGTACTAATTAtaacttccagcactatgttgaataagagtggcgagggCAGGCAGCCTTGCTTTGTTCTGGATCATGGGAGATGTTTCTTTGTTCACCATTAAGTACAGtattagctgtagggtttttggagatgttctttatcaagttgaggatgTTTCCCTTCgtttctatttttctgagagtttttaacacgaatgaatgaattgaattgaaggtattgaattttgtcaaatattgtTTTCTGCATCGATTGAACtgtttgtgtgatttttcttctttagcctgttaatatggtcgattacattgattgattgtCAAGTAttgaaccaatcttgcattcccGGAATCAACCTCACTTGGTCATggcttataattctttttacatatcGCTGAATTCtctttgctaatgttttgttaaggatttaaaaatctacattcatgaaagatattggccTGGAGCTTTCTTTtccagtacttttttttttttgaggaagattagcgctgagctaagtactgttttttttgggggggggggcggcggagattagccctgagctaactactactgccaatcctcctctttttgctgaggaagactggccctgaactaacatccatgcccatcttcctccgctttatacgtgggatgcctaccacagcatggcttttgccaagcggtgccatgtccacacccgggatccgaaccggcaaaccccgggccgccgaagcagaacgtgcgaacttaaccgctgcgccaccggcccaGCTCCTGTTTAgtttggttttgatatcagggtaatgctagcttcacaaaatgaatttagaattgttccctcctcttctgtttttctggaagagattgtgtaaaatCAGTGTTAATTCTTTCATTGTTTGGTAGGATTCTCCAGTGAAAACATCTGGGCCAAAAGATTGCTTTTGggggagttttaaaattacaaagttGTTTTCCTTAATAGTTATAAGGGCTAGTAAAATTATGTATTCCACATTGAGTGAATTTTGGTAGCTTGTGTCctttgaggaattggtccatttcctCTAAGCAGTCAAATATTATGTGTGTCGGGTTATTTATAGTATCCATTATTATCATTTGATGTCTGCAGGGTCTGCAGCGATAGTCCCTGCTtgattcctgatattggtaatttgtgtcttctctcttttcttatttgttctttgtcagtcttgctagaaatttgtcaattttattgatcttttcaaagaaccagcttgtTGTTTCATTGGTTTTCcctattgcttttctgttttcaatttcattgatttttgttctctgttttcattccttctgcttgctttgggtgaGGTtcgctcttctttttctggttcttgaGGTGAGAATTTAGACgattgatttcagacttttcttctttttctaatgtatgcatttagtgCCATAAATCTCTTTCTCAGTACTACTTTAATGCTATCGcacaagttttgatatattgtattttcattctcattcagtACAATGTATCTTTTGGAACCCTTGAGACTCTTTggctcatggattatttagaagtgaattattagtttccaagtgtttgcaGAATTTCccgttatctttctgttattgatttctaccgTGATTCCTTTGTTGTTG
This window encodes:
- the OTUD6A gene encoding OTU domain-containing protein 6A — its product is MEDSQRMVRRHYREKKELQARIQSMKNSVPKSDKKRRKQLLLDVARLKAEMEQKHQQELEKFQESFPDDSNLDSVTEDLAKMDLENQPPRLAKAQRRRERRAAAEGARLERIAEVEAERQAGFRHDDEEEKLSAILEARNLEMKEIPADGHCMYRAIQDQLVFSVTVESLRRRTANYLRKHVDDFLPFFSYSETGDAYSRDSFLSYCDDIVHSALWGGQLELRALSHVLQTPIEVIQAYSPVLVIGEEYAKKPLTLVYLRYSCSLGEHYNSVKPLEAGAVGGAAPRLF